In one Phalacrocorax carbo chromosome 16, bPhaCar2.1, whole genome shotgun sequence genomic region, the following are encoded:
- the CBX8 gene encoding chromobox protein homolog 8 isoform X2 → MELSAVGERVFAAEALLKRRIRKGRMEYLVKWKGWSQKYSTWEPEENILDARLLAAFEEREREMELYGPKKRGPKPKTFLLKAQAKAKAKTYEFRSDSSRGIRVPYPGRSPQELGSTSRAREGLRNIALAPQGSSSTSTPKGDSIRDRVIRVEEKPGETPKKRGPKPRKELYKDLAESLDASKRKLGDPGDKVGDYLKARKMEEAAVGAAKFGSGHSVIQLARRQDPDLPSALPGPNRAEVGAKLGAAETYPPRLAKHRADFLDPKGQGGLDPGGPKLLHSTVSPGTVGSLYRDSVGGQAGRPSLIARIPVSRILGDPEEESWSPSLNNLEKVVVTDVTSNFLTVTIKESSTDQGFFKEKR, encoded by the exons ATGGAGCTCTCGGCCGTCGGGGAGCGCGTCTTCGCGGCCGAGGCCCTGCTCAAGCGCCGCATCCGCAAA GGGCGCATGGAATATCTCGTAAAATGGAAGGGCTGGTCTCAGAA gTACAGCACTTGGGAGCCCGAGGAAAACATCCTGGATGCCCGGCTGCTCGCAGCCTTTGAGGAAAG GGAGCGAGAAATGGAGCTATATGGGCCCAAAAAGCGAGGCCCCAAGCCCAAAACCTTCTTGCTAAAG GCCCaggcaaaagcaaaagccaaaacCTATGAATTCCGCAGTGACTCTTCCAGGGGGATCCGGGTGCCGTATCCTGGCAGGtctccccaggagctgggctccACGTCCCGGGCTAGGGAAGGACTGAGAAACATAGCCCTGgctccccagggcagctccAGTACCAGCACCCCCAAGGGAGACAGCATCCGAGACCGGGTGATCCGCGTGGAGGAGAAACCTGGAGAGACACCCAAAAAGAGAGGCCCGAAGCCCAGGAAGGAGCTTTACAAGGACCTGGCGGAGTCTCTGGATGCCTCCAAGAGGAAACTGGGGGACCCGGGGGACAAGGTGGGAGACTACCTGAAGGCCAGGAAGAtggaggaggcagcagtggGAGCAGCCAAGTTCGGCTCGGGACACAGCGTCATCCAGCTGGCCAGGCGGCAGGACCCCGACCTCCCCAgcgccctgcccggccccaacCGAGCCGAGGTGGGTGCCAAGCTGGGAGCCGCTGAGACCTACCCTCCGCGGCTGGCCAAGCACCGGGCAGACTTTCTGGACCCCAaggggcaaggggggctggaCCCCGGCGGGCCCAagctcctgcacagcacagTGAGCCCGGGCACCGTGGGCAGCCTGTACCGCGACAGCGTGGGGGGCCAGGCAGGGCGGCCCTCCCTCATCGCCAGGATCCCCGTCTCCAGGATCCTGGGGGACCCTGAGGAGGAGTCCTGGAGCCCCTCTCTCAACAACCTGGAGAAGGTGGTGGTAACTGATGTGACCTCTAACTTTTTGACCGTCACCATCAAGGAGAGCAGCACGGACCAAGGATTCTTTAAAGAGAAGCGATGA
- the CBX2 gene encoding chromobox protein homolog 2: MEELSSVGEQVFAAECILSKRLRKGKLEYLVKWRGWSSKHNSWEPEENILDPRLLLAFQKKEHEKEVQNRKRGKRPRGRPRKHVEPEMPTKTKSSSSSSSTSSSSSSSDEEDESDLEAKRGPRSRETHPVPQKKAQILVAKPEMKDTSRKKRGRKPLPPEQKAARRTVNLTKVLKTSRKEVGGSAKLMGKLQPQHSTQGSGMAVLKDPPGALAGLSSGGSSAENLPNMMKSGSTSPNRAISWQSSIVHYMNRMSQSQNSAETSPLGRLALKSQASTKSGLGLDLKMRNQKASGELGLSMQGPKTTKVPSSGAGGDQKTGFAAGGQMLHNGSKMPASSSGASSQPTSSQELNLQALNLQSVKNGPSTAGGSGLPRHLCSTLSKGSGSSAAASAGATGMKGGTMGAGLNAAGAGMLSGADGGKSEKQAHRAGDRDLAKSGTAGTQEGHTATENRKPAALSEMSTGEETSSDSDRDSASFPGVGQNMSVSIQTSQDWKPTRSLIEHVFVTDVTANLITVTVKESPTSVGFFNLRQY, translated from the exons atGGAGGAGCTGAGCAGCGTGGGAGAGCAGGTCTTCGCCGCCGAGTGCATCCTCAGCAAGCGGCTCCGCAAG GGCAAGCTGGAGTACCTGGTCAAGTGGCGAGGCTGGTCCTCCAA GCACAACAGCTGGGAGCCCGAGGAGAACATCCTTGATCCAAGACTCCTCCTCGCTTTCCAAAAGAA GGAACACGAAAAAGAAGTACAGAATCGGAAAAGGGGGAAGCGACCCAGGGGCAGGCCCAGGAAACATGTG GAACCAGAGATGCCTACAAAAACTAAGTCAAGtagctcctcttcctccacatcctcctcttcctcctcctctgatgAAGAGGATGAAAGTGACCTGGAAGCAAAGAGGGGTCCCCGCAGCAGAGAGACTCACCCGGTACCACAGAAGAAAGCTCAGATCCTGGTGGCAAAGCCTGAAATGAAAGACACTTCCAGGAAGAAGCGTGGGCGGAAACCTCTTCCCCCGGAGCAGAAAGCGGCTAGAAGGACCGTGAACCTGACAAAGGTGCTGAAAACATCCCGGAAGGAGGTGGGCGGCAGCGCCAAGCTGATGGGGAAGCTGCAGCCTCAGCACAGCACACAGGGCTCAGGCATGGCCGTGCTGAAGGACCCGCCGGGTGCCTTGGCTGGGCTCAGCTCGGGGGGTTCATCTGCAGAAAACTTGCCCAACATGATGAAGAGCGGCTCCACAAGCCCAAACCGGGCCATCAGCTGGCAGAGCTCCATCGTGCATTACATGAACAGGATGTCCCAAAGCCAGAACTCGGCAGAGACCTCGCCTCTGGGCAGGCTGGCGCTGAAGTCCCAGGCATCCACTAAGAGCGGCTTAGGGctggacttaaaaatgaggaacCAGAAAGCATCTGGGGAGCTTGGGCTGAGCATGCAGGGACCCAAGACCACCAAGGTTCCTAGCAGTGGTGCTGGAGGGGACCAGAAAACAGGGTTTGCGGCAGGAGGCCAAATGCTGCACAACGGCAGCAAGATGCCAGCGAGCTCGTCCGGGGCCAGCAGCCAGCCAACCTCCAGTCAGGAGCTGAACCTCCAAGCTCTAAACCTGCAGAGCGTCAAAAATGGACCAAGCACAGCTGGCGGGAGCGGCCTCCCTCGCCACCTTTGCAGCACCCTGTCCAAAGGCTCCGGCAGCAGTGCGGCAGCGAGTGCGGGTGCCACCGGCATGAAGGGTGGCACGATGGGTGCTGGGTTGAATGCTGCCGGTGCCGGCATGCTCTCGGGAGCAGATGGCGGCAAGAGCGAGAAGCAGGCGCACCGGGCAGGCGACAGAGACTTGGCCAAAAGCGGCACAGCCGGCACACAGGAGGGGCACACGGCCACGGAGAACCGCAAACCGGCCGCGCTTTCCGAAATGAGCACAGGTGAAGAGACCAGCTCAGATTCAGATCGGGATTCGGCTTCCTTCCCAGGCGTGGGTCAGAACATGTCTGTCTCAATCCAGACCAGCCAGGACTGGAAACCCACCCGCAGCCTGATCGAGCACGTCTTTGTCACCGACGTCACCGCTAACCTGATCACAGTGACGGTCAAGGAGTCCCCAACCAGCGTCGGGTTTTTCAACCTACGGCAATACTGA
- the CBX8 gene encoding chromobox protein homolog 8 isoform X1: MELSAVGERVFAAEALLKRRIRKGRMEYLVKWKGWSQKYSTWEPEENILDARLLAAFEESFGFFNTSREREMELYGPKKRGPKPKTFLLKAQAKAKAKTYEFRSDSSRGIRVPYPGRSPQELGSTSRAREGLRNIALAPQGSSSTSTPKGDSIRDRVIRVEEKPGETPKKRGPKPRKELYKDLAESLDASKRKLGDPGDKVGDYLKARKMEEAAVGAAKFGSGHSVIQLARRQDPDLPSALPGPNRAEVGAKLGAAETYPPRLAKHRADFLDPKGQGGLDPGGPKLLHSTVSPGTVGSLYRDSVGGQAGRPSLIARIPVSRILGDPEEESWSPSLNNLEKVVVTDVTSNFLTVTIKESSTDQGFFKEKR, encoded by the exons ATGGAGCTCTCGGCCGTCGGGGAGCGCGTCTTCGCGGCCGAGGCCCTGCTCAAGCGCCGCATCCGCAAA GGGCGCATGGAATATCTCGTAAAATGGAAGGGCTGGTCTCAGAA gTACAGCACTTGGGAGCCCGAGGAAAACATCCTGGATGCCCGGCTGCTCGCAGCCTTTGAGGAAAG ctttggtttttttaacacctctaGGGAGCGAGAAATGGAGCTATATGGGCCCAAAAAGCGAGGCCCCAAGCCCAAAACCTTCTTGCTAAAG GCCCaggcaaaagcaaaagccaaaacCTATGAATTCCGCAGTGACTCTTCCAGGGGGATCCGGGTGCCGTATCCTGGCAGGtctccccaggagctgggctccACGTCCCGGGCTAGGGAAGGACTGAGAAACATAGCCCTGgctccccagggcagctccAGTACCAGCACCCCCAAGGGAGACAGCATCCGAGACCGGGTGATCCGCGTGGAGGAGAAACCTGGAGAGACACCCAAAAAGAGAGGCCCGAAGCCCAGGAAGGAGCTTTACAAGGACCTGGCGGAGTCTCTGGATGCCTCCAAGAGGAAACTGGGGGACCCGGGGGACAAGGTGGGAGACTACCTGAAGGCCAGGAAGAtggaggaggcagcagtggGAGCAGCCAAGTTCGGCTCGGGACACAGCGTCATCCAGCTGGCCAGGCGGCAGGACCCCGACCTCCCCAgcgccctgcccggccccaacCGAGCCGAGGTGGGTGCCAAGCTGGGAGCCGCTGAGACCTACCCTCCGCGGCTGGCCAAGCACCGGGCAGACTTTCTGGACCCCAaggggcaaggggggctggaCCCCGGCGGGCCCAagctcctgcacagcacagTGAGCCCGGGCACCGTGGGCAGCCTGTACCGCGACAGCGTGGGGGGCCAGGCAGGGCGGCCCTCCCTCATCGCCAGGATCCCCGTCTCCAGGATCCTGGGGGACCCTGAGGAGGAGTCCTGGAGCCCCTCTCTCAACAACCTGGAGAAGGTGGTGGTAACTGATGTGACCTCTAACTTTTTGACCGTCACCATCAAGGAGAGCAGCACGGACCAAGGATTCTTTAAAGAGAAGCGATGA